From Ailuropoda melanoleuca isolate Jingjing chromosome 8, ASM200744v2, whole genome shotgun sequence, a single genomic window includes:
- the CADM3 gene encoding cell adhesion molecule 3 isoform X3, producing MTDSQPWTSDETVVAGGTVVLKCQVKDHEDSSLQWSNPAQQTLYFGEKRALRDNRIQLVRSTPHELSISISNVALADEGEYTCSIFTMPVRTAKSLVTVLGIPQKPIITGYKSSLREKETTTLNCQSSGSKPAAQLTWRKGDQELHGEPTRVQEDPNGKTFTVSSSVTFQVSREDDGADVVCSVNHESLKGADRSTSQRIEVLYTPTAKIRPDPPHPREGQKLLLHCEGRGNPVPQQYLWEKEGSVPPLKMTQESALIFPFLNKSDSGTYGCTATSNMGSYKAYYTLNVNDPSPVPSSSSTYHAIIGGIVAFIVFLLLILLIFLGHYLIRHKGTYLTHEAKGSDDAPDADTAIINAEGGQSGGDDKKEYFI from the exons ATGACAG ATAGCCAGCCCTGGACCTCCGATGAGACCGTGGTGGCCGGCGGCACCGTGGTGCTCAAGTGCCAAGTGAAAGATCATGAGGACTCGTCTCTGCAGTGGTCTAACCCTGCCCAGCAGACTCTCTACTTTGGAGAGAAGAGAG CCCTTCGTGATAATCGGATCCAGCTGGTTAGGTCCACTCCCCACGAGCTCAGCATCAGCATCAGCAACGTGGCCCTGGCGGACGAGGGCGAGTACACCTGCTCCATCTTCACCATGCCTGTGAGGACCGCCAAGTCCCTCGTCACTGTGCTCG GAATCCCACAGAAGCCCATAATTACCGGCTACAAGTCGTCATTACGGGAAAAGGAGACAACTACCCTAAACTGTCAGTCTTCGGGAAGCAAACCTGCAGCCCAGCTCACCTGGCGGAAGGGCGACCAAGAGCTCCACG GAGAACCAACCCGCGTTCAGGAAGATCCCAATGGTAAAACCTTCACCGTGAGCAGCTCAGTGACATTCCAGGTTTCCCGGGAGGACGACGGGGCGGACGTCGTGTGCTCTGTGAACCATGAGTCTCTAAAGGGGGCTGACAGGTCCACCTCTCAGCGCATCGAAGTTCTGT ACACACCAACGGCAAAGATCAGGCCAGACCCCCCGCACCCCCGCGAGGGCCAGAAGCTGTTGCTGCACTGTGAGGGGCGTGGCAATCCCGT CCCCCAGCAGTACCtgtgggagaaggagggcagcGTGCCCCCACTGAAGATGACCCAGGAGAGTGCCCTGATCTTCCCTTTCCTCAACAAGAGCGACAGTGGGACGTACGGCTGCACGGCCACCAGCAACATGGGCAGCTACAAGGCCTACTACACGCTCAATGTGAACG ACCCCAGCCCGGTGCCCTCGTCCTCCAGCACCTATCACGCCATCATCGGCGGCATCGTGGCGTTCATCGTCTTCCTGCTGCTCATTCTGCTCATCTTCCTGGGCCACTACTTGATCCGGCACAAAG GAACCTACCTGACACATGAGGCCAAAGGCTCCGATGACGCCCCAGATGCAGACACGGCCATCATCAATGCAGAAGGCGGGCAGTCGGGCGGGGACGACAAGAAGGAATATTTCATCTAG
- the CADM3 gene encoding cell adhesion molecule 3 isoform X1 gives MTLGKSLHPVSTRQNRNQRVYFTGFWQEQDLELGTLAPLGEAISSTVWSSPDMLASQDSQPWTSDETVVAGGTVVLKCQVKDHEDSSLQWSNPAQQTLYFGEKRALRDNRIQLVRSTPHELSISISNVALADEGEYTCSIFTMPVRTAKSLVTVLGIPQKPIITGYKSSLREKETTTLNCQSSGSKPAAQLTWRKGDQELHGEPTRVQEDPNGKTFTVSSSVTFQVSREDDGADVVCSVNHESLKGADRSTSQRIEVLYTPTAKIRPDPPHPREGQKLLLHCEGRGNPVPQQYLWEKEGSVPPLKMTQESALIFPFLNKSDSGTYGCTATSNMGSYKAYYTLNVNDPSPVPSSSSTYHAIIGGIVAFIVFLLLILLIFLGHYLIRHKGTYLTHEAKGSDDAPDADTAIINAEGGQSGGDDKKEYFI, from the exons atgaccctgggcaagtcacttcatccTGTTTCCACGCGGCAGAACAGGAACCAGCGTGTTTATTTTACGG GCTTCTGGCAGGAGCAGGACTTGGAGCTGGGAACTCTGGCTCCACTCGGCGAGGCCATCAGCTCCACAGTCTGGAGCAGCCCTGACATGCTGGCCAGTCAAG ATAGCCAGCCCTGGACCTCCGATGAGACCGTGGTGGCCGGCGGCACCGTGGTGCTCAAGTGCCAAGTGAAAGATCATGAGGACTCGTCTCTGCAGTGGTCTAACCCTGCCCAGCAGACTCTCTACTTTGGAGAGAAGAGAG CCCTTCGTGATAATCGGATCCAGCTGGTTAGGTCCACTCCCCACGAGCTCAGCATCAGCATCAGCAACGTGGCCCTGGCGGACGAGGGCGAGTACACCTGCTCCATCTTCACCATGCCTGTGAGGACCGCCAAGTCCCTCGTCACTGTGCTCG GAATCCCACAGAAGCCCATAATTACCGGCTACAAGTCGTCATTACGGGAAAAGGAGACAACTACCCTAAACTGTCAGTCTTCGGGAAGCAAACCTGCAGCCCAGCTCACCTGGCGGAAGGGCGACCAAGAGCTCCACG GAGAACCAACCCGCGTTCAGGAAGATCCCAATGGTAAAACCTTCACCGTGAGCAGCTCAGTGACATTCCAGGTTTCCCGGGAGGACGACGGGGCGGACGTCGTGTGCTCTGTGAACCATGAGTCTCTAAAGGGGGCTGACAGGTCCACCTCTCAGCGCATCGAAGTTCTGT ACACACCAACGGCAAAGATCAGGCCAGACCCCCCGCACCCCCGCGAGGGCCAGAAGCTGTTGCTGCACTGTGAGGGGCGTGGCAATCCCGT CCCCCAGCAGTACCtgtgggagaaggagggcagcGTGCCCCCACTGAAGATGACCCAGGAGAGTGCCCTGATCTTCCCTTTCCTCAACAAGAGCGACAGTGGGACGTACGGCTGCACGGCCACCAGCAACATGGGCAGCTACAAGGCCTACTACACGCTCAATGTGAACG ACCCCAGCCCGGTGCCCTCGTCCTCCAGCACCTATCACGCCATCATCGGCGGCATCGTGGCGTTCATCGTCTTCCTGCTGCTCATTCTGCTCATCTTCCTGGGCCACTACTTGATCCGGCACAAAG GAACCTACCTGACACATGAGGCCAAAGGCTCCGATGACGCCCCAGATGCAGACACGGCCATCATCAATGCAGAAGGCGGGCAGTCGGGCGGGGACGACAAGAAGGAATATTTCATCTAG
- the CADM3 gene encoding cell adhesion molecule 3 isoform X2 has product MTLGKSLHPVSTRQNRNQRVYFTGFWQEQDLELGTLAPLGEAISSTVWSSPDMLASQDSQPWTSDETVVAGGTVVLKCQVKDHEDSSLQWSNPAQQTLYFGEKRALRDNRIQLVRSTPHELSISISNVALADEGEYTCSIFTMPVRTAKSLVTVLGIPQKPIITGYKSSLREKETTTLNCQSSGSKPAAQLTWRKGDQELHGEPTRVQEDPNGKTFTVSSSVTFQVSREDDGADVVCSVNHESLKGADRSTSQRIEVLYTPTAKIRPDPPHPREGQKLLLHCEGRGNPVPQQYLWEKEGSVPPLKMTQESALIFPFLNKSDSGTYGCTATSNMGSYKAYYTLNVNGVDSQGTKKLAQSSLRRHKVGKTKYVRSQ; this is encoded by the exons atgaccctgggcaagtcacttcatccTGTTTCCACGCGGCAGAACAGGAACCAGCGTGTTTATTTTACGG GCTTCTGGCAGGAGCAGGACTTGGAGCTGGGAACTCTGGCTCCACTCGGCGAGGCCATCAGCTCCACAGTCTGGAGCAGCCCTGACATGCTGGCCAGTCAAG ATAGCCAGCCCTGGACCTCCGATGAGACCGTGGTGGCCGGCGGCACCGTGGTGCTCAAGTGCCAAGTGAAAGATCATGAGGACTCGTCTCTGCAGTGGTCTAACCCTGCCCAGCAGACTCTCTACTTTGGAGAGAAGAGAG CCCTTCGTGATAATCGGATCCAGCTGGTTAGGTCCACTCCCCACGAGCTCAGCATCAGCATCAGCAACGTGGCCCTGGCGGACGAGGGCGAGTACACCTGCTCCATCTTCACCATGCCTGTGAGGACCGCCAAGTCCCTCGTCACTGTGCTCG GAATCCCACAGAAGCCCATAATTACCGGCTACAAGTCGTCATTACGGGAAAAGGAGACAACTACCCTAAACTGTCAGTCTTCGGGAAGCAAACCTGCAGCCCAGCTCACCTGGCGGAAGGGCGACCAAGAGCTCCACG GAGAACCAACCCGCGTTCAGGAAGATCCCAATGGTAAAACCTTCACCGTGAGCAGCTCAGTGACATTCCAGGTTTCCCGGGAGGACGACGGGGCGGACGTCGTGTGCTCTGTGAACCATGAGTCTCTAAAGGGGGCTGACAGGTCCACCTCTCAGCGCATCGAAGTTCTGT ACACACCAACGGCAAAGATCAGGCCAGACCCCCCGCACCCCCGCGAGGGCCAGAAGCTGTTGCTGCACTGTGAGGGGCGTGGCAATCCCGT CCCCCAGCAGTACCtgtgggagaaggagggcagcGTGCCCCCACTGAAGATGACCCAGGAGAGTGCCCTGATCTTCCCTTTCCTCAACAAGAGCGACAGTGGGACGTACGGCTGCACGGCCACCAGCAACATGGGCAGCTACAAGGCCTACTACACGCTCAATGTGAACG gcGTAGACAGTCAAGGAACCAAAAAGCTGGCCCAGTCAAGCTTGAGGAGACATAAGGTAGGAAAGACAAAATATGTAAGGAGTCAGTGA